In Mycobacterium gallinarum, a single window of DNA contains:
- a CDS encoding enoyl-CoA hydratase: protein MTDPNNTDILLIDTQDRVRTLTLNRPRARNALSSALRTQFFQALRDAESADDVDVVIFTGTDPVFCAGLDLKELGDTTELPDISPKWPAMTKPVIGAINGAAVTGGLELALYCDILIASENARFADTHARVGLLPTWGLSVRLPQKVGVGMARRMSMTGDYLSATEALRAGLVTEVVPHDELMPTARRVAAAIVGNNQKAVRALLASYHRIDEAGTAEGLALEADSAVAWMRSASGDDIAANRAAVFERGRAQVR, encoded by the coding sequence ATGACAGACCCCAACAACACCGACATCCTGCTGATCGACACCCAGGATCGGGTGCGGACGCTGACGCTGAACCGCCCGCGGGCCCGCAACGCCCTGTCCTCGGCGCTTCGCACCCAGTTCTTCCAGGCGCTGCGGGATGCGGAGAGCGCCGATGACGTCGACGTCGTCATCTTCACCGGCACCGACCCGGTGTTCTGCGCGGGACTGGACCTCAAGGAACTCGGCGACACCACCGAGCTGCCCGACATCTCGCCGAAGTGGCCCGCGATGACCAAGCCGGTGATCGGCGCGATCAACGGCGCGGCGGTGACGGGTGGCCTGGAGCTCGCGCTCTACTGCGACATCCTCATCGCCTCCGAGAACGCCCGGTTCGCCGACACCCACGCCCGGGTCGGGCTGCTGCCGACCTGGGGTTTGTCCGTGCGGCTACCGCAGAAGGTCGGTGTCGGAATGGCGCGCCGGATGAGCATGACCGGTGACTACCTCTCGGCCACCGAGGCACTGCGGGCCGGTCTGGTCACCGAGGTCGTGCCGCACGACGAGCTGATGCCCACTGCGCGCAGGGTGGCGGCGGCGATCGTCGGCAACAACCAGAAGGCGGTGCGGGCGCTGCTGGCGTCCTATCATCGCATCGACGAGGCCGGCACCGCCGAGGGTCTGGCCCTGGAGGCTGACTCGGCGGTCGCGTGGATGCGCTCGGCCAGCGGAGACGACATCGCCGCCAACCGCGCCGCGGTGTTCGAACGCGGAAGGGCACAGGTTCGGTGA
- a CDS encoding DUF2277 family protein encodes MCRNITELRGLEPAATAEEIEAASRQYVRKVSGITRPSGANAEAFEEAVAEVTAITTRLLAGLAPRRQPPKTVPPLRRPEVQARIEARAAGTG; translated from the coding sequence ATGTGCCGAAACATCACCGAGCTACGCGGACTCGAACCGGCAGCCACCGCGGAGGAAATCGAAGCGGCCTCACGTCAGTACGTCCGTAAGGTCAGCGGAATCACGCGGCCGTCCGGAGCGAACGCCGAAGCGTTCGAGGAGGCCGTCGCCGAGGTCACCGCGATCACCACCCGGCTGTTGGCCGGGCTGGCGCCACGACGCCAACCACCCAAGACGGTTCCACCGCTGAGGCGCCCCGAGGTGCAGGCGCGCATCGAGGCCAGAGCCGCCGGCACCGGGTGA
- a CDS encoding DUF1802 family protein, with translation MTARTPTQPALKEWGAAVHGLLDGRQTVLLRKGGIHEKRFALSASRFLFFPTVAHSHTERVRPEHHDLLDAAAADSSEAEVVLRAGAKVVAAIEVGRPDSLDEIEALHIWTAASVRADRLDFRPKHRLTVLVVQASPLREPVRLPRTPEYAGCKSWVPLPVDPDWGPPVHSAEELENLAAQVRRAVG, from the coding sequence GTGACCGCGCGGACGCCGACCCAGCCCGCGCTCAAGGAGTGGGGCGCGGCGGTGCACGGCCTGCTCGACGGCAGGCAGACGGTGCTACTGCGCAAGGGCGGCATCCACGAGAAGCGGTTCGCGCTCAGCGCATCGCGCTTCTTGTTCTTTCCCACGGTCGCCCACAGCCATACCGAGCGGGTACGGCCTGAACACCACGATCTGCTCGACGCCGCGGCCGCCGACAGTAGCGAGGCCGAGGTCGTCCTGCGGGCCGGCGCCAAGGTTGTCGCCGCCATCGAGGTCGGCCGGCCAGACAGTCTCGATGAGATCGAGGCGCTGCACATCTGGACCGCCGCATCGGTACGGGCTGATCGGCTGGACTTCCGGCCCAAGCACCGTCTCACCGTGTTGGTGGTGCAGGCCAGCCCGTTGCGGGAGCCCGTGCGTCTACCCCGCACGCCCGAGTACGCCGGCTGTAAGAGCTGGGTGCCGCTGCCCGTCGATCCGGACTGGGGACCGCCGGTCCACTCGGCTGAGGAACTCGAGAATCTGGCCGCCCAGGTCCGCCGCGCCGTCGGCTGA
- a CDS encoding CocE/NonD family hydrolase, translating into MTAVSDNATSTPSRGRLGTFRDRTLTRLLRLPPPTTEYSVHTVRVPMRDGVELLADHYEPATAHPAGTLLVRCPYGRGFPFSSMYAGVYAARGYHVVFQSVRGTFGSGGDFVPMVHEKADGADTVEWLRRQPWFTGSFATMGLSYLGFTQWALLADPPPEMKAAVITVGLHDPSGPRWGTGSFGLNDFLGWSDLVARQEDPKLRSTIRQLRARRALSRATSGLPAGDAGRALLGKGATWWEDWLCHPEADDPFWADRSAWDALQRTDVPVLLIGGWQDLFLEQTLTQYDTLKRRGVDVAATIGSWTHTQVMYKAAGTVTRESLDWFDAHLGGKGTTRSPVRIEVNGKGWTDLPEWPPAMPERVLYLQPTGRLGDAVPPDTASPTRFTYNPVDPTPTIGGRMLAPEGGYRKDAKLAERPDVLCFTGDRLPADLYVVGTPVVELTHSCDNPYHDVFVRISEVDAKGVSRNVSDGYRRSATASGDPGTVRIEMDATAHRFRAGSRIRVLVAGGSHPRFVRNLGTNEPLVSARELMVSTHTVHLGEGGVSRLVLPAGPDAPSAAEQT; encoded by the coding sequence ATGACCGCGGTCTCCGACAACGCCACCTCCACACCATCCCGAGGCAGATTAGGGACATTCCGCGACCGGACCCTGACCCGACTGCTTCGCCTGCCCCCGCCGACGACCGAATATTCGGTGCACACCGTGCGGGTGCCGATGCGCGACGGTGTCGAATTGCTCGCCGACCACTACGAACCGGCGACTGCCCATCCGGCGGGCACGCTGCTGGTGCGCTGCCCATACGGCCGAGGCTTCCCGTTCTCCTCGATGTACGCCGGCGTGTACGCCGCGCGTGGGTACCACGTGGTGTTCCAAAGTGTGCGTGGCACATTCGGCTCCGGTGGGGACTTCGTCCCGATGGTCCACGAGAAGGCCGACGGCGCGGACACCGTCGAGTGGCTGAGGCGCCAGCCATGGTTCACCGGTTCGTTCGCCACCATGGGCCTGTCGTATCTCGGCTTCACCCAGTGGGCACTGCTCGCCGACCCACCACCAGAGATGAAGGCCGCCGTCATTACGGTGGGCCTGCACGATCCCAGCGGCCCGCGGTGGGGCACCGGCTCGTTCGGGCTGAACGACTTCCTCGGCTGGAGCGACCTGGTTGCGCGCCAGGAGGATCCGAAACTGCGTTCCACGATCCGGCAGTTGCGCGCCCGGCGTGCGTTGAGTCGGGCGACGAGCGGGCTCCCGGCAGGAGACGCCGGCCGAGCGCTACTGGGCAAGGGCGCGACGTGGTGGGAGGATTGGCTCTGCCATCCCGAGGCCGACGATCCGTTCTGGGCTGACAGGAGCGCGTGGGACGCGTTGCAGCGCACCGATGTTCCGGTGTTGCTGATCGGCGGCTGGCAAGACCTGTTTCTCGAGCAGACACTCACGCAATACGACACGCTGAAGCGACGCGGGGTCGACGTCGCCGCGACCATCGGATCGTGGACGCACACACAGGTCATGTACAAGGCGGCGGGGACGGTGACGCGCGAATCGCTGGACTGGTTCGACGCACACCTCGGCGGCAAAGGAACGACGCGCAGTCCGGTCCGCATCGAAGTGAACGGCAAAGGCTGGACCGACCTGCCGGAGTGGCCGCCAGCGATGCCCGAGCGAGTGCTCTACCTGCAACCCACCGGCCGTCTCGGCGACGCAGTGCCGCCCGACACCGCATCCCCGACCCGATTCACGTACAACCCGGTGGATCCGACCCCCACGATCGGCGGCCGGATGCTCGCACCCGAGGGTGGCTACCGCAAGGACGCGAAACTCGCCGAGCGGCCCGACGTGCTGTGCTTCACCGGCGACCGGCTGCCTGCCGATCTGTATGTCGTGGGGACACCGGTGGTCGAGTTGACGCATTCCTGCGACAACCCGTACCACGACGTGTTCGTCCGGATCAGCGAAGTCGACGCCAAGGGCGTCTCCCGCAATGTGAGCGACGGATACCGCCGCAGCGCGACGGCTTCAGGTGATCCCGGCACCGTTCGCATCGAAATGGACGCGACCGCCCACCGATTCCGCGCCGGTTCGCGGATCCGGGTGCTGGTCGCCGGCGGCTCGCATCCGCGGTTCGTCCGCAATCTCGGTACCAACGAGCCCCTGGTCAGCGCGCGAGAGCTCATGGTGTCGACACACACCGTGCACCTCGGCGAGGGTGGCGTGTCGCGGCTCGTGCTGCCCGCGGGCCCTGATGCGCCTTCGGCGGCTGAGCAAACATAA
- a CDS encoding TetR/AcrR family transcriptional regulator, protein MSESSIARRTYDNRARQQKAAQTRERIVAAGSELVHAFDSWNWRDLTFKAVAERAGVGERTVYRHFPTERHLHDAVMQRLESEAGISYEDVDLANIDEVTARVFASLQRFSVRKSVDTPQDPTFVGVDARRREALVRAVSAAAPAWSAAQQQMAAALLDVLWNVPSYERLVGVWGIDGPDATRAIGWVMAKVIGAIEDDDAPPA, encoded by the coding sequence ATGAGCGAGTCGTCAATAGCGCGGCGCACCTACGACAACCGGGCGCGTCAGCAGAAAGCGGCCCAGACGCGGGAGCGCATCGTCGCGGCCGGCAGCGAATTGGTGCACGCGTTCGACTCCTGGAACTGGCGAGATCTGACGTTCAAGGCGGTGGCCGAACGGGCGGGCGTCGGCGAGCGCACCGTCTACCGGCACTTCCCCACCGAACGACATCTGCACGACGCGGTCATGCAACGACTGGAGTCCGAGGCGGGCATCTCCTACGAGGATGTCGACCTGGCCAACATCGACGAGGTGACGGCCAGAGTGTTCGCGTCCCTACAACGCTTCTCGGTACGGAAATCCGTTGACACGCCGCAGGATCCGACATTCGTCGGCGTCGACGCCCGTCGGCGCGAAGCGCTCGTACGTGCGGTGTCGGCGGCCGCCCCCGCGTGGTCGGCCGCCCAGCAGCAGATGGCTGCGGCCCTGCTCGACGTGCTGTGGAACGTGCCGAGTTATGAGCGGTTGGTGGGGGTATGGGGCATCGACGGGCCCGATGCGACGCGCGCGATCGGGTGGGTCATGGCCAAGGTGATCGGTGCTATCGAGGACGACGATGCGCCACCCGCGTAG
- a CDS encoding sulfotransferase family protein, protein MPSLDDLTGAAVQRTGLDDFGDDSFREGLGILVRALDEEARLNARGEAFVYDRIGLHLCQRLQVEDWYRRHPEIDDEQIEAPLFGLGLPRTGSTALSFLLARDPHIRYLRSWESTRPCPPPSTVQGDDPRIPLEARPVVVGSRHHVPNDVAGPMECLDLMALDFKSQMFQAFAQIPSYSDWLLDRADFTSTYHYELRVLKLLQWGEPTRPWRLKSPAHVISLGFLDRVFPDARFVMTHRDPTDVMLSVADVYADIVSGFSDDVDRRYLGELNVKQWSTGIDRVLKFRSGGTDDRFFDIDFRAMQDDPIGQVRRLYAWLGAPVTTEFEDGMRAWWAENAENREPHPKTDAQAFGMDPNAIRPLFATYVDAHLGGSHGN, encoded by the coding sequence GTGCCATCGCTGGACGACCTGACCGGGGCCGCAGTGCAACGCACCGGACTCGACGACTTCGGCGACGACTCCTTCCGCGAGGGCCTCGGGATCCTCGTGCGCGCCCTGGATGAGGAAGCGCGACTGAACGCCCGAGGCGAAGCGTTCGTCTACGACCGGATCGGACTACACCTGTGCCAGCGGCTACAGGTCGAGGACTGGTATCGCCGTCATCCCGAGATCGACGACGAGCAGATCGAGGCACCGCTGTTCGGACTCGGTCTGCCCCGCACCGGGTCGACGGCGCTGTCGTTCCTGCTGGCCCGCGATCCACACATCCGCTACCTACGCAGTTGGGAGTCCACCCGGCCATGCCCGCCCCCTTCGACGGTGCAGGGTGACGATCCGAGAATCCCGCTCGAGGCGCGCCCCGTCGTCGTCGGCAGCAGGCACCACGTGCCCAACGACGTTGCGGGACCGATGGAATGCCTCGATCTGATGGCGCTCGACTTCAAATCCCAGATGTTCCAGGCGTTCGCGCAGATACCGTCGTACTCCGACTGGCTGCTGGACCGGGCCGACTTCACGTCCACCTACCACTACGAGCTTCGCGTGCTCAAGCTGCTGCAGTGGGGTGAGCCCACACGACCGTGGCGGTTGAAGTCACCCGCTCACGTGATCTCCCTCGGCTTCCTCGACCGGGTGTTCCCGGATGCCCGATTCGTGATGACCCACCGCGACCCGACCGACGTGATGCTCTCGGTCGCCGATGTATACGCCGACATCGTCTCCGGCTTCAGCGATGACGTCGACCGCCGGTATCTGGGTGAGCTCAACGTCAAACAGTGGTCGACGGGCATCGACCGCGTGCTGAAGTTCCGCTCCGGCGGCACCGATGATCGCTTCTTCGACATCGACTTCCGAGCTATGCAGGACGACCCGATCGGCCAGGTGCGCCGACTGTACGCCTGGCTCGGAGCACCCGTTACCACTGAGTTCGAGGACGGCATGCGCGCGTGGTGGGCCGAGAACGCCGAGAACCGCGAACCACACCCGAAAACCGACGCGCAGGCATTCGGTATGGATCCCAACGCGATTCGGCCGCTGTTCGCCACCTACGTCGACGCCCACCTGGGAGGCTCGCATGGCAATTGA
- a CDS encoding DUF3558 domain-containing protein: MIAKLRILAALCALVAAVIAVGQSHPGGPMQVRASDIPMTNVTTTIKYPVIDITDPDPFNPCRDLPLDVMGSLGLTFTPPIPEEGMRCKYDAGNYQMTVEAFVWKTFEEALPADAIQLDIDGHRAAQWWVMKPTDWNNRWWITCAIGFDTDYGLIQQTIFFSTIYSNPQPDCMQTNLQRAHELVPHYIFQGPSNE, encoded by the coding sequence ATGATCGCCAAGCTGCGCATTCTCGCAGCGCTGTGTGCGCTCGTCGCAGCGGTGATCGCGGTCGGCCAGTCCCACCCCGGCGGACCCATGCAGGTGCGCGCGTCGGATATTCCGATGACCAACGTCACAACCACCATCAAGTATCCGGTCATCGACATCACCGATCCGGACCCGTTCAACCCGTGCCGTGACCTCCCACTCGACGTGATGGGGTCCCTCGGCCTGACCTTCACACCGCCGATCCCCGAGGAAGGGATGCGGTGCAAGTACGACGCGGGCAACTATCAGATGACCGTCGAGGCCTTCGTGTGGAAGACGTTCGAAGAGGCGCTACCGGCGGATGCCATCCAACTCGACATCGACGGCCACCGTGCCGCGCAGTGGTGGGTCATGAAGCCGACCGACTGGAACAACCGCTGGTGGATCACCTGCGCCATCGGATTCGACACCGACTACGGCCTGATCCAACAGACGATCTTCTTCTCGACGATCTACTCCAACCCGCAACCGGACTGCATGCAGACCAACCTGCAGCGCGCCCACGAGCTGGTGCCGCACTACATCTTCCAGGGCCCTTCTAACGAGTGA
- a CDS encoding metallophosphoesterase family protein: MTRDDQAAPREPAGRRRPTLWAISDLHTGHTGNKPVTESLHPSTPDDWLIVAGDVGERTDEIYWALDLLRKRFAKVIWVPGNHELWTTNRDPMQIFGKARYDYLVDICDQMGVITPEHPFPVWTEEGGPATIVPMFLLYDYTFLPEGAATKAEGLAIARERNIVGTDEYLLSAEPYATRDAWCRDRVASTRKRLEDLDWMTPNILVNHFPLVREPCDAMFYPEFALWCGTTATADWHTRYNALCSVYGHLHIPRTTWYDGVRHEEVSVGYPREWRRRKPYRWLRQILPDPKYSPGYLNEFGGHFEITQEMREHAQKMQQRIQARYS, encoded by the coding sequence GTGACACGCGACGATCAGGCAGCCCCACGGGAGCCGGCTGGCCGCCGACGTCCGACACTGTGGGCGATCAGCGACCTTCACACCGGTCACACGGGCAACAAGCCCGTCACGGAGTCGCTGCACCCGTCCACCCCCGACGACTGGCTGATCGTGGCCGGCGATGTCGGTGAACGCACCGACGAGATCTACTGGGCTCTGGACTTGCTGCGAAAGCGCTTCGCCAAGGTGATCTGGGTCCCGGGCAATCACGAGCTGTGGACCACCAACCGCGACCCGATGCAGATCTTCGGCAAGGCCCGCTACGACTACCTGGTCGACATCTGCGACCAGATGGGCGTCATCACCCCCGAGCACCCGTTTCCGGTGTGGACGGAAGAGGGCGGCCCGGCGACGATCGTGCCGATGTTCCTGCTCTACGACTACACGTTTCTGCCGGAGGGGGCAGCGACCAAGGCCGAGGGGCTGGCCATTGCCCGCGAGCGCAACATCGTGGGCACCGACGAGTACCTGTTGTCGGCCGAGCCGTACGCCACCCGCGACGCATGGTGTCGCGACCGGGTCGCCTCGACCCGAAAGCGGCTCGAGGACCTCGACTGGATGACTCCCAACATCCTGGTGAACCACTTCCCGTTGGTCCGCGAACCGTGCGATGCGATGTTCTATCCGGAGTTCGCGCTGTGGTGCGGCACCACGGCGACCGCCGACTGGCACACCCGCTACAACGCGCTGTGCTCGGTGTACGGCCACCTGCACATCCCTCGCACCACGTGGTACGACGGGGTTCGCCACGAGGAAGTGTCGGTCGGATATCCGCGGGAGTGGCGGCGCCGCAAGCCATATCGCTGGCTGCGGCAGATACTTCCCGATCCTAAGTACTCGCCCGGTTATCTCAACGAATTCGGCGGGCACTTCGAGATCACGCAGGAGATGCGCGAGCACGCCCAGAAGATGCAGCAACGCATCCAGGCCAGGTACTCATGA
- the pptT gene encoding 4'-phosphopantetheinyl transferase PptT, giving the protein MTGMATLLSGVLPEHGQALAAAEMYTDPPELAPLPEEEPLIAKSVAKRRNEFITVRHCAREALGELGIEPVPILKGEKGEPCWPDGVVGSLTHCEGFRGAAVARHDAIRSVGIDAEPHDVLPNGVLDAISLPGERTELQALPGGLHWDRILFCAKEATYKAWFPVTNRWLGFEDAHITFDIDGTGTAGGFESRILVDPSAPSGPPLQTLAGRWSVRDGLALTAIVL; this is encoded by the coding sequence ATGACGGGCATGGCGACCCTGCTCTCCGGCGTGCTGCCCGAGCACGGCCAGGCGCTGGCTGCGGCGGAGATGTATACCGACCCACCGGAACTCGCACCGCTGCCCGAAGAAGAGCCGCTTATCGCGAAGTCAGTCGCCAAGCGCCGCAACGAGTTCATCACCGTGCGTCACTGCGCGCGGGAGGCGCTCGGCGAGCTCGGTATTGAACCCGTACCGATCCTCAAGGGGGAGAAGGGCGAACCGTGCTGGCCCGACGGCGTCGTCGGCAGCCTCACCCACTGTGAGGGCTTCCGCGGCGCGGCCGTGGCCCGGCACGACGCGATCCGCTCTGTCGGTATCGACGCCGAGCCGCACGACGTGCTCCCCAACGGCGTGCTCGACGCCATCAGCCTGCCAGGGGAGCGCACTGAGCTACAGGCGCTTCCAGGCGGGCTGCATTGGGACCGAATCCTGTTCTGCGCCAAGGAAGCCACCTACAAAGCGTGGTTTCCTGTCACGAACCGCTGGCTGGGATTCGAGGACGCGCACATCACGTTCGACATCGACGGCACCGGCACGGCGGGCGGATTCGAATCACGCATCCTCGTCGACCCGTCTGCACCGTCGGGGCCACCGCTGCAGACGCTGGCGGGCCGGTGGTCGGTGCGCGACGGTCTCGCACTCACGGCGATTGTGCTATGA
- the truB gene encoding tRNA pseudouridine(55) synthase TruB — translation MTEAGLVVVDKPAGMTSHDVVGRCRRIFGTRKVGHAGTLDPMATGVLVVGIERATKILGMLTVTDKSYAATIRLGQTTSTEDAEGEVLQTVSASGVGQAQIETAVAALRGEIDQIPSAVSAIKVDGQRAYKLAREGQTVELAPRRVRIERFDVLSVRHEGDLVDVDVDVDCSSGTYIRALARDVGAALGVGGHLTALRRTRVGTFELDQAARLEDLAERPRLSYTLDEACLLAFRRRDLTAEETEDTRHGRPLKVAGIEGVYAATAVDGRVIALLRDDAIRTKSVVVLRPATL, via the coding sequence ATGACCGAAGCTGGTCTTGTCGTCGTGGACAAGCCGGCGGGTATGACCAGCCACGACGTGGTGGGCCGCTGCAGGCGGATCTTCGGCACCCGAAAGGTTGGTCACGCGGGCACTCTCGACCCGATGGCTACGGGCGTGCTGGTGGTCGGTATCGAACGGGCCACCAAGATCCTCGGCATGTTGACGGTGACCGACAAGTCGTACGCCGCGACGATCCGGCTGGGTCAGACCACGTCGACCGAGGATGCCGAAGGTGAAGTGCTGCAGACGGTTTCGGCATCTGGGGTTGGTCAGGCGCAGATCGAGACGGCGGTGGCTGCGTTGCGCGGTGAGATCGATCAGATTCCGTCGGCAGTGAGCGCCATCAAGGTCGACGGGCAGCGGGCCTACAAGCTGGCCCGCGAGGGACAAACCGTCGAGCTCGCGCCGCGCAGGGTGCGCATCGAGCGGTTCGACGTGCTATCCGTCCGGCATGAGGGCGATCTCGTCGACGTCGACGTCGACGTGGACTGCTCCAGCGGAACCTACATCCGCGCGCTGGCTCGCGACGTAGGCGCCGCGCTCGGCGTCGGTGGACATCTCACCGCACTGCGCCGGACGAGGGTCGGCACGTTCGAGCTGGATCAGGCCGCCCGTTTGGAGGACCTCGCCGAACGGCCGCGCCTGTCGTACACGCTCGACGAGGCGTGCCTGCTGGCGTTCCGGCGTCGCGACCTGACTGCTGAGGAAACCGAGGACACCCGTCATGGGCGGCCGCTGAAAGTGGCTGGCATCGAAGGTGTTTACGCGGCAACCGCAGTCGACGGGCGGGTCATCGCGCTGCTGAGAGACGACGCGATCCGCACCAAGTCGGTGGTCGTGCTGCGGCCGGCCACCCTCTAG
- the mntR gene encoding manganese-binding transcriptional regulator MntR: MVAQDYLKVIWTAQEWSHEKVSTKMLAERLGVSASTASESVRKLADQGLVDHEKYGAVTLTDAGRAAALAMVRRHRLMETFLVRELGYSWDEVHDEAEVLEHAVSERMLERIDAKLGHPTRDPHGDPIPASDGRVPTPDARQLSVCRDGDTGTVARISDSDPEMLRYFDSVGISLDSRLLVLARRDFAGMISVAVKSADAGEHEKGTTVELGNPAAEAIWVVG, from the coding sequence ATGGTCGCCCAGGATTACCTGAAGGTGATCTGGACTGCCCAGGAGTGGTCGCACGAGAAGGTCAGCACCAAGATGTTGGCCGAGCGACTCGGCGTGTCCGCCAGCACGGCCTCGGAGTCGGTGCGCAAGCTGGCCGACCAGGGCCTGGTCGATCACGAGAAGTACGGCGCCGTGACACTGACCGATGCCGGCCGCGCGGCCGCTCTCGCGATGGTCCGCAGGCACCGGCTCATGGAGACCTTCCTCGTCCGCGAACTCGGATACAGCTGGGACGAGGTGCACGACGAGGCCGAGGTGCTCGAGCACGCGGTGTCCGAGCGGATGCTCGAGCGCATCGACGCCAAGCTCGGCCATCCGACGCGCGACCCGCACGGCGACCCGATTCCCGCCTCCGACGGCCGGGTCCCCACCCCGGACGCCCGCCAGCTGTCGGTCTGCCGCGACGGTGACACCGGAACCGTCGCCCGGATCTCGGACTCCGACCCGGAGATGCTGCGGTATTTCGACAGTGTCGGCATCAGCCTGGATTCGCGGCTGCTGGTGCTGGCCCGGCGCGATTTCGCGGGCATGATCTCGGTGGCGGTCAAGTCCGCCGATGCGGGCGAACACGAGAAGGGCACCACCGTGGAGTTGGGAAACCCTGCGGCAGAAGCTATTTGGGTGGTCGGCTGA
- a CDS encoding bifunctional riboflavin kinase/FAD synthetase: MQRWRGQDEIPTDWGRCVVTIGVFDGVHRGHQELINHAVKAGRSRGVPTVLMTFDPHPMEVVFPGSHPAQLTTLTRRAELVEDMGIDVFLVMPFTSDFMKLTPERYVHELLVERLHVVEVVVGENFTFGKKAAGNVDLLRKAGDRFGFAVEGMSLVSEAFGANATNSEETVTFSSTYIRSCVDAGDMVAATEALGRPHRVEGVVVRGDGRGKVLGFPTANVAPPMYSAIPADGVYAAWFTVLGHGPIVGAVVPGERYQAAVSVGTNPTFSGRTRTVEAFVLDTSADLYGQHVAVDFVARIRGQEKFAKVEELVTAMGADTERARTILAAQ, from the coding sequence GTGCAGCGCTGGCGGGGACAGGACGAGATCCCGACGGACTGGGGCCGATGTGTCGTCACCATCGGCGTGTTCGACGGTGTTCATCGAGGCCATCAGGAGCTGATCAACCACGCGGTGAAGGCGGGCCGGTCCCGCGGCGTGCCGACGGTGTTGATGACCTTCGACCCACATCCCATGGAGGTCGTCTTCCCCGGCAGCCATCCCGCCCAGCTCACGACGCTGACCAGGCGCGCCGAGTTGGTCGAGGACATGGGCATCGACGTGTTCCTGGTCATGCCGTTCACCTCGGATTTCATGAAGCTCACACCCGAGCGCTACGTCCACGAACTGCTGGTCGAACGGCTGCACGTCGTCGAGGTCGTGGTCGGGGAGAACTTCACGTTCGGCAAGAAGGCGGCCGGCAACGTCGACCTGCTGCGCAAAGCGGGTGACCGGTTCGGCTTCGCGGTCGAGGGCATGTCCCTGGTATCTGAGGCCTTTGGGGCTAATGCCACCAACAGCGAGGAAACCGTCACGTTCTCGTCGACCTACATCCGGTCCTGCGTCGACGCCGGTGACATGGTTGCCGCTACCGAGGCTCTGGGACGTCCGCACCGCGTCGAGGGTGTCGTGGTCCGCGGCGACGGGCGCGGCAAGGTCCTGGGCTTTCCGACGGCCAACGTGGCGCCGCCGATGTACTCGGCCATTCCCGCCGACGGCGTCTATGCGGCATGGTTCACGGTGCTCGGCCACGGGCCCATCGTGGGCGCCGTCGTCCCAGGTGAGCGCTACCAGGCAGCCGTCTCGGTCGGCACCAACCCCACGTTCTCCGGGCGTACTCGCACAGTGGAGGCGTTCGTCCTGGATACGTCAGCCGATCTCTACGGCCAGCACGTGGCGGTCGATTTCGTCGCGCGCATCCGCGGGCAAGAGAAATTCGCCAAAGTCGAGGAACTGGTCACCGCCATGGGCGCCGACACGGAACGGGCGCGCACCATCCTGGCGGCACAGTAG
- the rpsO gene encoding 30S ribosomal protein S15 — MALTVEQKKTILGEYGLHDTDTGSPEAQVALLTKRIADLTEHLKMHKHDHHSRRGLLLLVGRRRRLLKYVAQVDVARYRSLIERLGLRR; from the coding sequence GTGGCGCTCACTGTCGAACAGAAGAAGACCATTCTGGGCGAGTACGGCCTGCACGACACCGATACCGGCTCACCGGAGGCTCAGGTCGCGCTGCTGACCAAGCGCATCGCCGACCTGACCGAGCATCTGAAGATGCACAAGCACGACCACCACTCGCGACGTGGTCTGCTGCTGCTGGTCGGCCGTCGGCGCCGCCTGCTCAAGTACGTCGCGCAGGTCGACGTGGCGCGCTACCGCTCGTTGATCGAGCGCCTCGGGCTGCGTCGCTGA